A window of Methylocaldum szegediense genomic DNA:
CTCGGAGTTTACCGACCGTTTCCTGACCCGAACTCGGCAGCCCTCGGGGACGCATGAGTTTGACCGCCTCTGTACTGAACAAGGCATCGAACATCGCCTGATTCCGCCGGGCCGGCCCCAAACGAATGGCCTGGTGGAACGCTTCAATGGCCGCATCGAGGAGGTGTTGCAAACCCATCACTTCGATTCAACCGCCGATCTGGACACCACCCTGCACCGCTATGTCGAGCTGTACAATCATCACATTCCCCAAAAGGCCTTACGCCATCTCACCCCGATCCAGGCTCTCAAAAACTGGCAACTGTCCCATCCTCATCTTTTTCGAAAGAAGGTTTACGATCTTGCGGGACTTGACAGAAACTACTTGTCGCCTGAATATAATCTACAGTGCAGTTGGCTAAAGCGGGAGAATTCTCGACTTGGCTGCTGACTGGTACGGCGGCGATTCTTGGCGCAGTAGTCGCCAACATTGATCCCATAGCAAAAGTGATGGATGCGAGCAACTTTCGGTGGGAACCTGCACTACTCGTAGGCTCGACGTGTGCGGGGCGGTTGTTTGCCGGTTGTGCCTCATGTTAAGGACGAGCGTGTAGCTCTCGACAAAACAATACGAGGCCAATTCGTTCAGACACTCTGGCTACCCGATAGATTGGAATTCGCACTAAGCGCCGATGATTCAGAAGGTGGGGGCAAGTGTCCAAAGCAAAACTCAGCTATTCCGAACTCCTTGATGCCTTCGAATTCGTGAGCGCCAGCGCGCCCATGGACAACAGGGCTTTCATTGATCGGGGAAACGGAAAGATTCACTACTTGGCATCCGAGCTCGACTTCGAAGAAAAGATTCCAGACGATCTCGAATCATCGAACAGATACGTCGAGGTTCCTCACAAGTATGATCTGGACTTGGGACGTAACTTTATATTGTCATTCATACAGCAAGAACTCCCCGACGAATACGAAACCGTTTCCGAATTCTTTCGAAGGAAAGGCGCTTACCGCCGCTTCAAAGATTTCTTGGACAGCCGAAACCAACTCGAACGTTGGTACGAATACCAATCCCGCGAGACTGAAAAGGCGTTGCGCCTTTGGTGCGACGAAAACGGCCTCGAGCTCATCGATGATTCATCTACGCCCTGAGTTCTCGGTCGCTCGGGCGGTCTGCCGGTTACGCTCGCAGGTTTTCGCCGCCGTATCCGCTTCGGTTCGATCGGGAATTCCAACTCCGCGTAGTGCGACTGGCGAGAGAGGAGCGTATTTTCTTCCGTCTCGCGAGGCGGCCATCAATCGCGCCGGACGAGTTTGAAGAAACGGCTCACTTCTCCGCTCTGTGTCCTTTCTTGATATAAAAACGCCAGTTTCTGCTCCTCGAATTTGTCGAAGAACGCCTCCCAGGAGATCCGCTCCAGCGTTTCGCCGCCTTCGGTGAAACCGATGCGCAGGATGCCGGCTTCGTCGCCCTTGGCGGCAGTGCCTTTCACGGTGGCGGGCCAGCCTCCCCGTTCTTCCACCCAGCGGCGAATCTCGTCGTGATTCGTCGTTTTTTTCGATTCGTGCGACATAACGACACCTCCATGGTCGTTGGTAATGCGCCGTTCGCGGCGAAAACATTTTTTAGTGCGGTGTAAGGGGCCATAGGCAGCCGGTTCGCTACACCCTAGTAAAAAACGTTCTAGCCGTAGCTATGGATGATGCGAGGTCTAGGGCATCCCCCGCGTGCTCTGCGCACGTGGTTTTCCAGCTCTATCGCGCGATGGATCGACGTGTGCGCGGCAAGCACCCTGGCGCGCGCCCGTTCGCCAATTCGGGTCCGTTCGGTTTCCGACAGCTCGTGCAGATAACGCAGAACATCTTCGGCGCGTTCCGCCACTAGAATTTCCTCGCCGATCTTGAAGAAGCTATTGAGGCCCTGCCAGTAATCGGAAATGACCGGCGTCCCGCAGGCGGCGGCCTCGAACAGTCTCACGCTAGGCGAATAACCGGCACGTATCATTTCATGGCGGGTGACGTTCAGAGTGAACCGCTGCGAGGTGTAAAAACGCCGGTGAGCGGCGGGCGGCAAGTGGTCGATACGGTGAACGTTCGGGGGCCAGGCTATGCTCTCCGGATATTGCGGCCCGGCTACAGCAAAACGGCCTTTTTCCCACTGGCGCGCGGGTTTCAGCAGCAGTTCCTGAACCGCCGGCTGCCGATCCTCGCTGTAAGTGCCCATGTAACCGAGGTCATATTCGATGGGGCCGAA
This region includes:
- a CDS encoding UPF0158 family protein; this translates as MSKAKLSYSELLDAFEFVSASAPMDNRAFIDRGNGKIHYLASELDFEEKIPDDLESSNRYVEVPHKYDLDLGRNFILSFIQQELPDEYETVSEFFRRKGAYRRFKDFLDSRNQLERWYEYQSRETEKALRLWCDENGLELIDDSSTP
- a CDS encoding CgeB family protein — protein: MSEPLNIVILGLSITSSWGNGHATTYRALVHGLSTRGHNVLFLERDQPWYAKNRDLPNPPYGTTYLYNDLDELKDRFTDEVAQADLVIVGSYVPDGVEVGRWVVDTARGVTAFYDIDTPVTLAKLVHGDYEYLHPDLIPRYELYLSFTGGPLLSWLKRSYRAQRVEPLYCSVDPDLHSSDFGPIEYDLGYMGTYSEDRQPAVQELLLKPARQWEKGRFAVAGPQYPESIAWPPNVHRIDHLPPAAHRRFYTSQRFTLNVTRHEMIRAGYSPSVRLFEAAACGTPVISDYWQGLNSFFKIGEEILVAERAEDVLRYLHELSETERTRIGERARARVLAAHTSIHRAIELENHVRRARGGCPRPRIIHSYG